Proteins from a genomic interval of Clostridium scatologenes:
- the rbfA gene encoding 30S ribosome-binding factor RbfA, with amino-acid sequence MAKYRSGRINEEMKREISTIIQNDIKDPRLSAMISVTKVDVTKDLRYAKVYVSIFGNEDAKSSTFEALKGSAGFIRREIGHKINLRYTPEILIELDNTIEQGMHIDALLHKIKEKEHHDNE; translated from the coding sequence ATGGCTAAATATAGAAGTGGTAGAATAAATGAAGAGATGAAAAGAGAAATAAGCACTATAATTCAAAATGATATAAAAGATCCAAGATTAAGTGCTATGATAAGTGTTACTAAAGTAGATGTGACAAAGGATTTGAGGTATGCCAAAGTATATGTAAGTATTTTTGGAAATGAAGATGCTAAAAGCAGTACATTTGAGGCTTTAAAGGGTTCAGCTGGATTTATTAGAAGAGAAATTGGGCATAAAATAAATTTAAGATACACACCAGAAATACTTATAGAATTAGATAATACTATAGAACAAGGTATGCATATAGATGCACTTTTACACAAAATAAAGGAGAAAGAGCATCATGATAATGAATAA
- the infB gene encoding translation initiation factor IF-2, giving the protein MSKIRVYELAKELGISSKELIGILSSEFGIEVKNHMGVIEDEDAELIKELFAEKEKEKASDLSDTIEEKYEDLAEENLKKSIKVTKVKNKNKENRGQQGSDENDEENEVEKVIEIDETITVKEIAEKIGKPTTEVIKQLIFMGVMAAINQEIDFDTAEKLAEKFDVLVAKKEKDIDKESVEQEEEEEEDGDLQKRPPIITVMGHVDHGKTSLLDAIRKAKVTSTEAGGITQHIGAYTVTINGEKITFLDTPGHEAFTSMRARGAQITDIVILVVAADDGIMPQTVEAINHCKAANVPMVVAINKMDRPGANPDRVKQELTEHGLVAEDWGGDVICVPVSAHTKEGIDTLLEMVLLTAEMQELKANASRNGKGTVVESKLDKGRGAVATLLVQNGTIHVGDSIIVGSTYGRIRAMFDDKGKKIKSAGPSIPVEILGLSEVPSAGDRFHQVKDEKTAREMADKRKEKLRAEYLQSTHKVSLEDLYNQIQEGKVKELNIIVKADVQGSIEALKQSLQKLSNEEIKVRVIHGAVGAITETDVTLASASNAIIIGFNVRPDNNATAAAEKEAVDIKTYRVIYNAIDDIKAAMIGMLEPDYKEVVLGKVEVRQVYKISNVGTIAGCYVTDGKIVRNSSVRVIRDGIVIFESELASLKRFKDDVKEVASGYECGLSVEKFNDIKEGDEIEAYTMEEVKKDSL; this is encoded by the coding sequence TTGTCAAAAATAAGAGTTTATGAATTAGCAAAGGAACTAGGAATATCAAGTAAAGAATTAATCGGTATTCTTTCTAGTGAATTTGGTATAGAAGTTAAAAATCATATGGGTGTTATTGAAGATGAAGATGCAGAATTAATAAAAGAACTTTTTGCAGAAAAGGAAAAAGAAAAGGCATCAGATCTAAGTGATACCATAGAAGAAAAGTATGAGGATCTAGCTGAGGAAAATCTGAAAAAAAGCATAAAGGTAACTAAAGTTAAAAATAAAAACAAAGAAAATAGAGGCCAACAAGGCTCTGATGAAAATGATGAAGAGAATGAAGTTGAAAAAGTTATAGAAATAGATGAAACTATAACAGTAAAGGAAATAGCAGAGAAAATTGGCAAACCTACTACAGAAGTTATTAAACAGCTTATTTTTATGGGTGTAATGGCAGCTATAAATCAAGAAATAGATTTTGATACTGCAGAAAAGTTAGCAGAAAAATTTGATGTTTTAGTAGCTAAAAAGGAAAAAGATATAGATAAGGAATCTGTAGAACAAGAAGAGGAAGAAGAAGAAGATGGTGATTTACAAAAGCGACCTCCAATTATAACAGTTATGGGTCATGTTGATCATGGTAAGACATCTTTACTAGATGCTATAAGAAAAGCAAAAGTTACATCTACAGAAGCAGGAGGAATTACTCAGCATATTGGAGCATACACTGTAACTATAAATGGAGAAAAAATAACATTCCTTGATACACCTGGACATGAAGCTTTTACTTCTATGAGAGCAAGAGGTGCTCAAATTACAGATATAGTTATACTTGTAGTAGCTGCAGATGATGGAATAATGCCTCAAACGGTTGAAGCTATAAACCATTGTAAAGCTGCTAATGTTCCTATGGTAGTTGCTATAAACAAAATGGATAGACCAGGAGCTAATCCAGATAGAGTTAAGCAAGAATTAACTGAGCATGGATTAGTAGCAGAAGATTGGGGCGGAGATGTAATATGTGTACCTGTATCTGCACATACAAAAGAAGGAATAGATACATTGCTAGAAATGGTGCTTTTAACAGCTGAAATGCAAGAACTAAAAGCTAATGCTAGTAGAAATGGTAAAGGAACAGTAGTAGAATCTAAGCTTGACAAAGGAAGAGGAGCTGTAGCTACATTGTTAGTTCAAAATGGTACTATACATGTTGGAGATTCTATAATAGTAGGATCTACTTATGGAAGAATAAGAGCCATGTTTGATGATAAGGGTAAAAAAATTAAATCAGCAGGACCTTCTATACCAGTAGAAATACTTGGATTATCTGAAGTTCCATCAGCAGGAGATAGATTCCATCAGGTAAAAGATGAAAAAACTGCAAGAGAAATGGCTGATAAGAGAAAAGAAAAATTAAGAGCTGAGTATTTACAATCAACACATAAAGTTTCTCTTGAAGATTTATATAATCAGATACAAGAAGGAAAAGTTAAAGAATTAAATATAATAGTTAAAGCTGATGTTCAAGGATCTATAGAAGCTTTAAAACAATCTCTTCAAAAGTTATCTAATGAAGAAATAAAAGTTAGGGTTATACATGGAGCAGTTGGTGCAATAACTGAAACTGATGTTACTCTTGCATCTGCATCTAATGCTATAATTATAGGATTTAATGTAAGACCTGATAATAATGCAACAGCAGCAGCAGAAAAAGAAGCTGTAGATATAAAAACTTATAGAGTTATATATAATGCTATAGATGATATAAAAGCAGCTATGATTGGAATGCTTGAGCCAGATTACAAGGAAGTAGTACTTGGAAAAGTTGAAGTAAGACAGGTATATAAAATATCTAATGTAGGTACTATTGCAGGATGCTATGTAACAGATGGAAAAATTGTTAGAAATAGCAGTGTTAGAGTTATAAGGGATGGTATAGTAATATTTGAATCAGAGCTTGCATCTTTAAAGAGATTCAAGGATGATGTTAAAGAAGTGGCATCAGGTTATGAATGTGGTCTTTCTGTTGAAAAGTTTAATGACATAAAAGAGGGAGACGAAATAGAAGCTTATACTATGGAAGAAGTTAAAAAGGATTCACTTTAA
- a CDS encoding ribosomal L7Ae/L30e/S12e/Gadd45 family protein, translating to MENKFFQFLGLTKRAGKVLEGYNKCEDALKRRKAYLIIISEDASQNTVNKFLNYSEKCKVPVLQGYNKEDLGKVLGMEQIKILGVSDKKMSERLLILWKECEKI from the coding sequence ATGGAAAATAAGTTTTTTCAATTTCTAGGATTAACAAAACGTGCAGGAAAAGTATTAGAAGGATATAATAAATGTGAAGATGCTTTAAAGAGAAGAAAAGCATATCTAATTATAATATCAGAAGATGCATCGCAAAATACAGTGAATAAGTTTCTAAATTATAGTGAAAAATGTAAAGTTCCTGTTTTACAGGGATATAATAAAGAAGATTTAGGAAAAGTTTTAGGTATGGAACAAATAAAAATTCTGGGTGTATCTGATAAAAAAATGAGTGAAAGGTTACTTATCTTATGGAAAGAATGTGAAAAAATTTAG
- the rnpM gene encoding RNase P modulator RnpM: MKVKKIPQRMCTGCMEMKPKKELIRVVKSKEDEVTVDLTGKKNGRGAYICKSIECLEKAFKSKKLEKNLETKISEEIYNRLKEEIENGK, from the coding sequence ATGAAGGTGAAGAAAATACCACAGAGAATGTGCACAGGATGTATGGAGATGAAACCTAAAAAAGAGCTTATAAGAGTGGTAAAAAGTAAAGAAGATGAAGTGACTGTAGATTTAACAGGTAAGAAGAATGGAAGAGGAGCTTATATTTGTAAAAGCATCGAATGTTTAGAGAAGGCTTTTAAAAGTAAGAAGCTTGAAAAAAATCTTGAAACTAAGATAAGTGAAGAAATTTACAATAGATTAAAGGAAGAGATAGAAAATGGAAAATAA